From one Haloferax marinisediminis genomic stretch:
- a CDS encoding redox-regulated ATPase YchF encodes MLSLALAGKPNAGKSTFYTASTLAEVDVANYPFTTIDANRGVSHARTRCPCLDRDERCGNCEDGIRYVPVELVDVAGLVPGAHEGRGLGNQFLDELTNADVIVNVVDASGGTNAEGEPVEVGTFDPVEEVDFIEEELEQWLAGIVHRNWESVVRKSRSPDFDLDDALADLLTGVGASEYDIAAVLRELDYPPNPREWTDEDRVVLARAIRRRTKPIVLVANKVDIAPEENLERLAETGKPVIAATADGELALRRAREAGIIDYHPGDDDFDLVGDVSGPQEKGLERIRGLMAEHDGTGTQTAIDTAVYDVLDHITVYPVQNESKWTDGTGNVLPDAFLLPRGSTPRDLAYAVHSDIGDGYLHAVDAKSKRRIAEDHELEEGDVIKIVSTAK; translated from the coding sequence ATGCTTTCACTCGCACTCGCCGGCAAACCGAACGCCGGCAAGTCGACGTTCTACACTGCCTCGACGCTCGCGGAGGTGGACGTGGCGAACTATCCGTTTACCACTATCGACGCCAACCGCGGTGTCTCGCACGCGCGAACGCGATGTCCCTGTCTGGACCGCGACGAACGCTGTGGCAACTGTGAAGACGGGATTCGGTACGTCCCGGTCGAACTCGTGGACGTTGCGGGTCTCGTCCCGGGTGCCCACGAAGGTCGCGGCCTCGGCAATCAGTTCCTCGACGAACTCACGAACGCAGACGTCATCGTCAACGTCGTCGACGCCTCTGGTGGCACGAACGCCGAGGGTGAACCCGTCGAAGTCGGGACGTTCGACCCGGTCGAAGAGGTCGATTTCATCGAAGAAGAGCTCGAACAGTGGTTGGCAGGCATCGTCCACCGCAACTGGGAGTCGGTGGTTCGAAAGTCTCGCTCTCCGGATTTCGACCTCGACGACGCCCTCGCGGACCTCTTGACTGGCGTCGGTGCGAGTGAGTACGACATCGCCGCAGTCCTGCGAGAACTCGACTACCCGCCGAACCCACGCGAGTGGACCGACGAGGACCGCGTCGTCCTCGCGCGGGCGATTCGCCGCCGGACGAAACCCATCGTCCTCGTCGCCAACAAAGTCGACATCGCACCGGAAGAGAATCTCGAACGGCTCGCCGAGACGGGAAAACCCGTCATCGCGGCGACGGCCGACGGCGAACTCGCTCTTCGACGGGCGCGAGAGGCAGGCATCATCGATTACCATCCGGGCGACGACGACTTCGACCTCGTCGGCGACGTGAGCGGCCCCCAAGAGAAGGGACTCGAACGGATTCGAGGCCTGATGGCAGAACACGACGGGACCGGCACCCAGACTGCAATCGACACCGCCGTCTACGACGTACTCGACCACATCACCGTCTACCCGGTCCAAAACGAGTCGAAGTGGACCGACGGGACGGGGAACGTCCTCCCCGACGCCTTCCTCCTCCCACGAGGGTCGACGCCGCGTGACCTCGCCTACGCTGTTCACTCCGACATCGGTGATGGCTACCTGCACGCCGTCGATGCCAAGTCGAAACGTCGCATCGCCGAAGACCACGAACTCGAAGAGGGCGACGTCATCAAAATCGTCTCGACGGCCAAATAG
- a CDS encoding amidase, whose amino-acid sequence MFDVTEKTIDDVHTAYESDELTCRELVESYLERIDAYDTNGPELNSIITVNPNATARADELDAAFDEDGFVGPLHGIPIVVKDQVETADIRTTFGSEAFADYHPTANATLITKLEAAGAVILAKTNLPDWATSWFGYSSIIGRTKNPYDLARDPGGSSSGTGAAVAANLGTVGIGEDTGGSIRLPAAYNNLFGLRVTPGLLSRNGMSPLVVSQDTPGPMARTAKELAQILDVTVGYDAEDEYTAVNELTEDAGHYVDSLDADALSGARIGVLRDAFGDEDDPESGPVTRKVNEAIETMADAGAEIVDPVEVPDLDTHLENTSLYILQSKRDLNEFFAARDDAPVDSVAELYESGQYHEILDLLIGIAEEGPEDPTEDPDYWKSVAAQLQFQRTVLNVYAAHDLDILLCPDVQVIPPTAEAIEAGELDTLTFPTNTILASQAGLCAVSVPTGLTDDGHPVGVELIGKPYRETTVLSLAYAFEQVADPRVPPTTAPPLDE is encoded by the coding sequence ATGTTTGACGTGACAGAAAAAACGATAGACGACGTCCACACGGCGTACGAGAGTGACGAACTCACCTGCCGTGAACTCGTCGAGAGCTATCTCGAACGAATCGACGCATACGACACGAACGGCCCCGAACTCAACTCGATCATCACGGTCAATCCGAACGCGACAGCACGCGCCGACGAACTCGATGCTGCGTTCGACGAAGACGGATTCGTCGGCCCCCTACATGGCATTCCAATCGTCGTCAAAGACCAGGTCGAAACAGCCGATATCAGGACGACGTTCGGGTCTGAAGCTTTTGCAGACTACCACCCCACCGCGAACGCGACGCTCATCACGAAACTCGAGGCTGCCGGGGCCGTCATCCTCGCGAAGACGAACTTGCCGGATTGGGCGACCTCGTGGTTCGGGTACTCTTCGATTATTGGGCGGACGAAGAACCCCTACGACCTCGCTCGTGACCCCGGTGGTTCGTCGAGTGGGACGGGAGCAGCAGTAGCGGCGAACCTCGGGACCGTCGGCATCGGTGAAGATACCGGCGGCTCGATTCGCCTCCCTGCTGCGTACAACAACCTCTTCGGCCTCCGTGTGACACCCGGACTTCTCAGTCGGAATGGCATGTCTCCACTCGTCGTGTCACAGGACACCCCGGGGCCGATGGCACGCACAGCAAAGGAGTTAGCACAAATCCTCGACGTCACCGTCGGATACGACGCCGAAGACGAGTACACGGCGGTGAACGAACTCACCGAAGACGCTGGCCACTACGTTGATTCACTCGACGCGGACGCCCTTTCGGGTGCGAGAATCGGTGTCCTCCGCGATGCGTTCGGTGACGAAGACGACCCGGAGAGCGGTCCAGTTACTCGGAAAGTCAACGAGGCCATCGAGACGATGGCTGATGCAGGTGCTGAGATAGTCGACCCTGTCGAAGTCCCAGACCTCGACACCCACTTAGAAAATACGTCACTCTACATCCTCCAGTCCAAGCGCGACTTGAACGAGTTCTTCGCAGCCCGTGATGACGCTCCTGTCGACTCTGTCGCAGAACTGTACGAATCCGGGCAGTATCACGAGATTCTCGACCTCCTCATCGGCATCGCCGAAGAGGGTCCAGAAGACCCGACCGAAGACCCTGACTACTGGAAGAGCGTTGCCGCCCAGTTGCAGTTCCAACGGACGGTGTTGAACGTGTATGCCGCTCACGACCTCGACATCCTTCTGTGCCCCGACGTGCAGGTCATTCCACCGACTGCCGAGGCAATCGAGGCAGGCGAACTCGACACGCTAACGTTCCCAACGAACACCATCCTCGCCTCACAGGCCGGGCTCTGTGCAGTCTCCGTTCCCACGGGACTCACTGACGATGGCCACCCGGTCGGTGTCGAACTCATCGGCAAGCCATATCGAGAGACGACCGTGCTGTCACTCGCGTATGCGTTCGAGCAGGTTGCTGACCCACGTGTCCCACCAACGACTGCGCCACCACTCGACGAGTAA
- a CDS encoding SOS response-associated peptidase gives MCGRYTLFTPPEDLQERFGAEPTRPLEARYNCAPSQELPVVTNEAPDEFRFLKWGLVPSWADSAKVGNDRINARGETVRQKRSFADAYESRRCLVPADGFYEWVDRGGSKQPYRVAFEDDRPFAMAGLWERWTPQTKQTGLGDFGSGDPSREQEPLETFTIVTTEPNDLISELHNRMAVVLAPDEEETWLHGDPDEAASLLDPYPDDELTAYPVSTRVNSPANDGPRLIEQVEV, from the coding sequence ATGTGTGGTCGCTACACGCTGTTTACGCCTCCTGAAGACCTCCAAGAACGGTTCGGCGCAGAACCGACGCGACCGCTGGAAGCGCGCTACAACTGCGCACCGAGTCAGGAACTCCCAGTGGTCACGAACGAAGCCCCTGACGAGTTCCGCTTCCTGAAGTGGGGCCTCGTTCCGTCGTGGGCCGACAGCGCGAAGGTCGGAAACGACCGCATCAACGCCCGTGGTGAAACAGTCCGCCAGAAGCGCAGTTTCGCCGACGCCTACGAGTCGCGTCGGTGTCTCGTCCCCGCAGATGGGTTCTACGAGTGGGTCGACCGCGGCGGTTCCAAACAACCGTATCGCGTCGCGTTCGAAGACGACCGCCCGTTCGCCATGGCCGGTCTCTGGGAACGGTGGACGCCGCAGACAAAACAGACTGGACTCGGTGACTTCGGGAGTGGCGACCCGTCACGCGAGCAAGAACCACTGGAGACCTTTACCATCGTCACGACGGAACCGAACGACCTCATCTCGGAGTTACACAACCGGATGGCCGTCGTTCTCGCACCCGACGAAGAAGAGACGTGGCTTCACGGCGACCCAGACGAGGCGGCATCGCTCCTCGACCCGTACCCTGACGACGAGTTGACGGCCTATCCGGTCTCGACGCGGGTGAACAGCCCTGCGAACGACGGACCTCGCTTGATTGAACAGGTCGAGGTGTAA
- a CDS encoding ribonuclease H-like domain-containing protein, whose translation MRIENSFIPVRGVGQRTERNLWESGVTHWDEFDPTLVGGKTADRIESYIAEASEHLDDGNSRFFDDSFPSGERWRLYENFRDETCFFDIETTGLSAERDSVTTVSFYRDGETTTLVRGDTLTAEALSEQFADAKLIATFNGARFDVPFLETSFDVDIDVPHVDLMYPCRTLDLTGGLKQIEKDIGIDRDRPDISGRDAVRLWREYERGDDSSLETLVSYNREDTVNLERLMETVTEKLHQRACEGLDTTFV comes from the coding sequence ATGCGAATCGAGAACAGTTTCATTCCCGTCCGTGGGGTGGGCCAACGGACGGAACGAAACCTCTGGGAGTCCGGCGTCACTCATTGGGACGAGTTCGACCCGACACTCGTCGGCGGGAAGACAGCCGACCGAATCGAGTCGTACATCGCAGAAGCGAGTGAGCACCTCGACGACGGAAACTCTCGTTTCTTCGACGACTCGTTCCCCTCCGGTGAGCGGTGGCGACTCTACGAGAACTTCCGCGACGAGACGTGTTTCTTCGACATCGAGACGACCGGTCTGTCGGCCGAACGCGATTCCGTCACCACCGTCTCGTTCTACCGTGACGGCGAAACGACGACGCTCGTCCGCGGCGACACCCTGACCGCAGAGGCGCTCTCCGAGCAGTTCGCCGACGCGAAACTCATCGCGACGTTCAACGGCGCACGGTTCGACGTTCCGTTCCTCGAGACGTCGTTCGACGTCGATATCGACGTTCCACACGTCGACTTGATGTACCCGTGTCGGACACTCGACCTGACCGGCGGCCTGAAACAAATCGAGAAGGACATCGGTATCGACCGCGACCGACCGGATATCTCGGGACGTGACGCGGTCCGACTCTGGCGCGAATACGAACGTGGCGACGACTCCTCGCTCGAAACACTCGTCTCGTACAACCGCGAGGACACGGTCAACCTCGAACGCCTCATGGAGACGGTGACCGAGAAACTTCACCAACGTGCGTGCGAGGGTCTCGATACGACGTTCGTCTGA
- a CDS encoding dolichyl-phosphate hexose transferase, with protein MSTYTFDDVAVVMGTYNEEQAIGSVLADIDRITDGRAEVVCVDGSDDRTPQIARKMGARVIEQEPQGYGVAVEAAVLAPDRPVVVTTDCDDTYPMEYLPKFLDLINEGYDVVSGDRISMGAETMPRLNRFGNIAFARLASFLMGATVHDTTTGMRAYRRELLHDIDWTENTGLSAELLIRPAMRGYKIAEVPIPYRERAGETKLDPFAGGAAIAKSIVKVCLEERSIF; from the coding sequence ATGAGTACCTACACGTTCGACGACGTCGCCGTCGTGATGGGAACGTACAACGAAGAACAGGCCATCGGGTCCGTCTTGGCCGACATCGACCGCATCACCGACGGTCGGGCAGAGGTCGTCTGTGTCGACGGCTCGGACGACCGGACACCGCAAATCGCGCGAAAGATGGGTGCCCGCGTCATCGAACAGGAACCACAGGGATACGGTGTCGCCGTCGAGGCCGCCGTTCTCGCACCTGACCGTCCAGTCGTCGTCACGACAGACTGTGACGACACGTACCCGATGGAGTACCTCCCGAAGTTCCTCGACCTCATCAACGAGGGGTACGACGTGGTCTCGGGTGACCGAATCTCGATGGGCGCGGAGACGATGCCTCGACTCAACCGATTCGGGAACATCGCCTTCGCCCGACTCGCGAGCTTCCTCATGGGTGCGACGGTCCACGACACCACGACTGGAATGCGAGCGTATCGCCGTGAACTCCTCCACGATATCGACTGGACCGAGAACACCGGCCTCTCCGCCGAACTCCTCATCCGCCCCGCGATGCGCGGGTACAAGATTGCCGAGGTGCCCATTCCGTACCGCGAACGCGCTGGCGAGACCAAACTCGACCCGTTCGCCGGCGGCGCAGCAATCGCGAAATCCATCGTGAAGGTCTGTCTCGAAGAGCGCAGCATCTTCTGA
- a CDS encoding DUF4349 domain-containing protein: protein MDKRLKLLAVALLVALAGCTGGANVGGGGADGGESVSLTADASGGMEVEPGSASDDDIPQVQQRAVIKNGYVSLTVEQFNTSRDAVESAAESYGGYVSDSNEQVNRRSGGTYRSGYLVVRVPSDNFEAFIDETETLGEVERVETNSQDVTDQLVDIEARLDNLRVQRDRLRTLYENANTTDDVLAVERRLTEVQTEIERLEAQQASLENRVALSTVRISLSERPPGPVQWYDTPVLEAFSESVNGAFVALRAVVVAFAFALPYIVVFGGLLSLLGGGVFVAGRAAYRRLT from the coding sequence ATGGACAAACGACTGAAACTTCTTGCTGTCGCCCTCCTCGTGGCCCTCGCTGGGTGTACCGGCGGCGCAAACGTCGGTGGCGGCGGTGCTGACGGCGGTGAGAGTGTCAGCCTCACGGCCGACGCCTCGGGAGGCATGGAAGTCGAACCGGGGAGCGCCAGCGACGACGACATTCCACAGGTCCAACAGCGCGCAGTCATCAAGAACGGCTACGTCAGTCTGACCGTCGAGCAGTTCAACACCTCTCGTGACGCCGTCGAATCGGCGGCCGAGTCCTACGGCGGGTACGTCAGCGACTCGAACGAGCAGGTGAATCGCCGAAGCGGTGGCACCTATCGCTCTGGGTACCTCGTCGTGCGCGTCCCCTCGGACAACTTCGAGGCATTCATCGACGAGACGGAGACGCTCGGTGAAGTCGAACGCGTCGAGACGAACTCACAAGACGTGACCGACCAGTTGGTCGACATCGAAGCGCGACTGGACAATCTCCGTGTGCAGCGTGACCGACTCCGCACCCTCTACGAGAACGCGAACACAACCGACGACGTGCTCGCCGTCGAACGGCGTCTCACCGAGGTACAGACGGAAATCGAGCGACTCGAAGCACAGCAAGCGTCGCTCGAAAACCGCGTCGCGCTCTCGACGGTTCGAATCTCGCTGTCTGAGCGGCCGCCGGGCCCGGTTCAGTGGTACGACACGCCCGTCCTCGAAGCGTTCTCCGAGTCGGTCAACGGTGCGTTCGTCGCGCTCCGCGCAGTCGTCGTCGCGTTCGCCTTCGCACTGCCGTACATCGTCGTCTTCGGCGGTCTCCTGTCGCTCCTCGGCGGTGGTGTATTCGTCGCAGGGAGAGCGGCGTACAGGCGATTGACGTAG
- a CDS encoding DUF5805 domain-containing protein, with protein MSDEADRATVQTYVPAHQKEVWKDHADQLGMSQSEFVRTMVQAGRADFDVPERGDETATTPGVDGGETALQNGSSNQSTEDGINEGFTGRVVEALAADSHLSWDDLVSALTDDIEERLEATLQDLQSSGRVVYSGRHGGYTLAEDDGR; from the coding sequence ATGAGCGACGAGGCCGACCGGGCGACGGTTCAAACCTACGTACCGGCCCACCAGAAGGAGGTCTGGAAGGACCACGCCGACCAACTCGGCATGAGTCAGAGTGAATTTGTCAGAACGATGGTACAGGCGGGTCGCGCCGATTTCGACGTTCCCGAGAGAGGTGATGAGACGGCCACAACCCCAGGGGTTGATGGGGGTGAAACGGCCCTCCAGAACGGCAGTTCAAATCAATCTACAGAGGATGGAATTAACGAAGGATTCACAGGCCGAGTCGTCGAGGCGTTAGCGGCCGACTCACACCTCTCGTGGGACGACCTCGTCTCGGCGCTGACCGACGACATCGAAGAACGTCTCGAAGCGACCCTCCAAGACCTCCAGTCGTCGGGTCGAGTTGTGTACAGTGGACGACATGGCGGGTACACGTTAGCTGAGGACGATGGCCGCTGA
- a CDS encoding DUF5800 family protein, which produces MTILSFDDDGVDVVYEGTEFRLEKKLIEEAVGKAYPDITDHEVLKIVEKRPSLSGEPRRVRDILNSA; this is translated from the coding sequence ATGACGATTCTCTCTTTCGACGACGACGGCGTAGACGTGGTCTACGAGGGCACGGAGTTCCGTCTCGAAAAGAAACTCATCGAGGAGGCAGTCGGCAAAGCCTATCCCGACATCACTGACCACGAGGTGCTGAAAATCGTCGAAAAGCGCCCCTCGCTCTCTGGCGAACCGCGTCGCGTCCGCGACATCCTGAACTCGGCGTAG
- a CDS encoding tyrosine-type recombinase/integrase → MAAERPADVDDPVGYFLQDMTYHGKTDRTRAAYERVLRAFESFLGDPSRNPTGTAQSVDEASHRDCMAWIHTLRNRAVAPSTVATYASYLHRFYAYMAQVGVFDSNPMGLVMEEMDEKIDTNPARREVSVPQMREFVREIHHPLEHALVVTLLKTGMRVGELCNLDLRDLSLSIDTPLASVSTRAALDGRGPSIYVSSEPSVGTVTNGETRTASNKRKRSTVVPVDDEVETVLLRWLAIRPDTESPAEPLFVGTASGWGTRLTPDAVHHIVTSHAADAGWYRRGGDREENVTPHYFRHFFTTHLRDRTGDRGIVKYLRGDVAGDIIDTYTHNWGDRVRETYESNIYSLL, encoded by the coding sequence ATGGCCGCTGAGCGACCGGCAGATGTGGACGATCCAGTCGGGTATTTCCTCCAAGATATGACCTATCACGGGAAGACCGACCGGACCCGTGCGGCTTACGAACGAGTGCTCAGAGCGTTCGAATCGTTCCTCGGAGACCCGTCTCGGAACCCCACTGGAACCGCACAGTCGGTCGACGAAGCGAGTCACCGCGACTGCATGGCCTGGATACACACCCTTCGAAACCGGGCCGTCGCACCCAGCACGGTAGCGACGTACGCCTCCTATCTGCACCGATTCTACGCCTACATGGCCCAAGTCGGCGTCTTCGACTCGAACCCGATGGGGCTCGTGATGGAGGAGATGGACGAAAAAATCGACACCAACCCCGCCCGAAGGGAGGTTTCGGTCCCGCAAATGCGGGAGTTCGTCCGCGAAATCCACCATCCACTCGAACACGCACTCGTCGTTACCCTCCTCAAGACCGGGATGCGTGTCGGCGAACTGTGCAACCTCGACTTACGCGACCTGTCGCTGTCCATCGACACACCACTAGCCAGTGTATCGACCCGTGCCGCACTCGATGGGCGTGGTCCGTCGATATACGTCTCCTCTGAACCGAGCGTCGGAACCGTCACGAACGGTGAGACGCGGACGGCCTCGAACAAGCGAAAACGCTCGACGGTCGTCCCCGTCGACGACGAAGTCGAGACCGTTCTCCTGCGCTGGCTCGCAATTCGTCCAGATACTGAATCACCCGCAGAACCGCTGTTCGTCGGGACTGCCTCGGGGTGGGGAACGCGCTTGACACCGGACGCAGTGCACCACATCGTGACCTCGCATGCCGCCGATGCGGGGTGGTACCGCAGGGGTGGAGACCGCGAAGAGAACGTTACACCCCACTACTTCAGGCACTTCTTCACGACCCATCTCCGTGACCGGACCGGTGACCGTGGTATCGTGAAATATCTCCGCGGCGACGTCGCTGGCGACATCATCGACACGTACACCCACAATTGGGGCGATAGAGTGCGTGAGACGTACGAATCCAACATTTATTCACTACTCTGA
- a CDS encoding DUF3179 domain-containing protein, which translates to MNRRRFLAALGITSTLAGCLGSDPPVAGDGDATDGGGSAPGGTGTPRSGPFDLPIPEDELRRGAPKDAIPAITAPVFSDDWAGFDEVNVELEDSFEVVGVELDGIARAYPLAILNWHEIVNDTFDGRPVVVTYCPLCGSAVVADRLVQGEPTYFGVSGFLWMSDLVMYDDRTNSLWSQVLATAIRGELTGDTLSLLPATISTWGEWKASHPDTEVLVPPPVSGTIRGRQTRQYAVNPYTSYQQSRSIGIGFNDEVDERMHPKTSVIGVTAGGVARAYPFDPVSKAGVVNDQVADLPVVVAATDDGTLVAYVREIEGTVVEFERDGDVLVADGSRWDIVTGRALDGPHDGTVLTRANDRSPMFWFAWADFNPGTEIYGE; encoded by the coding sequence ATGAATCGCCGACGGTTCCTCGCTGCACTCGGTATCACGTCTACGCTCGCAGGGTGTCTCGGAAGTGACCCACCAGTCGCAGGCGACGGTGACGCGACCGATGGTGGTGGGAGCGCTCCCGGCGGAACTGGCACACCTCGTTCCGGTCCGTTCGACTTACCGATTCCCGAAGACGAACTCCGCCGTGGAGCACCAAAAGACGCCATCCCGGCTATCACCGCTCCTGTCTTCTCGGACGACTGGGCCGGATTCGACGAGGTGAACGTCGAACTCGAAGACTCCTTCGAGGTCGTCGGCGTCGAACTGGACGGAATCGCACGGGCGTACCCGCTCGCCATCTTGAACTGGCACGAAATCGTCAACGACACGTTCGACGGCCGACCCGTGGTCGTCACCTACTGTCCGCTCTGCGGAAGCGCCGTCGTCGCGGACAGACTCGTCCAGGGAGAACCCACGTACTTCGGCGTCTCCGGCTTCCTCTGGATGTCCGACCTCGTGATGTACGACGACCGAACCAACTCACTGTGGAGTCAGGTGCTCGCCACTGCGATTCGGGGCGAACTGACTGGCGACACGCTCTCGCTCCTTCCAGCGACCATCTCCACGTGGGGTGAGTGGAAGGCCTCACACCCGGACACCGAAGTCCTCGTTCCACCACCAGTATCCGGCACGATTCGCGGCCGACAGACCCGCCAGTACGCAGTCAATCCGTACACGAGTTATCAACAATCTCGGTCGATTGGTATCGGATTCAACGACGAAGTCGACGAGCGCATGCACCCCAAAACGTCGGTCATCGGCGTCACTGCCGGTGGCGTCGCCCGTGCGTATCCGTTCGACCCGGTTTCGAAAGCCGGGGTCGTCAACGACCAGGTTGCCGACCTTCCGGTCGTCGTCGCCGCGACTGACGATGGGACGCTCGTCGCGTACGTTCGTGAAATCGAGGGAACGGTCGTCGAGTTCGAGCGTGACGGTGACGTCCTCGTCGCCGACGGGTCACGGTGGGATATCGTCACTGGGCGTGCCCTCGATGGCCCGCACGACGGAACCGTCCTGACTCGTGCCAACGACCGCTCTCCGATGTTCTGGTTCGCGTGGGCGGATTTCAACCCGGGGACGGAGATTTACGGAGAATAG
- a CDS encoding right-handed parallel beta-helix repeat-containing protein, producing the protein MSSVSGLFLFGGAVGTAAASSSDNHTSDSQILESCTTIDESGSYVLTTQIRNQTDTCFEVRASDVVFDGNGHVVSGTLQQGTAAIVVRPPENGSEPIQNVTIRNVSLTNWVFGVVYTDVENSTLTDIRTYQTVDGISVVNSTNVTIDRVRTTNGYDGLNVIGSETVQIDDAEVTWLSLIGISVIDSDVVTVSNTVGSGVSVGIAVLGSTNLSLENTTITNLAGEEVIINNSDPSVDTSVETVRPQGAVGRSFTSCDCQIVLRCPVPFSEQEGDTKRSDE; encoded by the coding sequence GTGTCCAGTGTAAGCGGGCTGTTCCTGTTCGGTGGTGCCGTTGGGACAGCAGCAGCGTCGTCCAGCGATAACCACACGAGCGACTCACAGATACTCGAGTCGTGTACGACCATCGACGAATCTGGGAGCTACGTCCTCACGACACAGATTCGGAATCAGACCGACACGTGCTTCGAAGTGAGGGCAAGCGACGTCGTGTTCGACGGCAACGGTCACGTCGTCAGTGGGACACTCCAACAAGGCACGGCCGCGATAGTCGTGAGACCGCCTGAAAACGGGTCAGAACCCATTCAGAACGTCACCATACGAAACGTCTCACTTACGAACTGGGTGTTCGGTGTCGTCTACACAGATGTCGAAAATTCGACTCTCACGGACATCCGAACGTACCAAACCGTAGACGGAATCTCGGTCGTGAACAGTACGAACGTCACGATCGACAGAGTGCGGACAACGAACGGATACGATGGCCTCAACGTCATTGGTTCTGAGACCGTCCAAATCGACGACGCAGAGGTGACGTGGCTCTCGCTTATCGGAATCTCTGTCATCGACTCAGACGTGGTTACCGTCTCGAACACGGTCGGCTCGGGCGTCAGCGTCGGTATTGCAGTCCTGGGGTCGACGAATCTCTCACTCGAGAACACGACGATTACCAACCTCGCAGGAGAGGAAGTCATCATCAACAACTCTGACCCGTCCGTCGACACGTCTGTGGAAACGGTTCGGCCACAGGGAGCGGTCGGCCGGTCGTTCACCAGTTGTGACTGTCAAATCGTCCTCCGTTGTCCCGTCCCGTTCAGCGAGCAGGAGGGGGACACAAAACGCTCTGACGAGTGA
- a CDS encoding polymer-forming cytoskeletal protein has product MSLGSDPLEALEIPDETTVEEHDLVTDGDVVVGGQSTIEFGVRGRNVLAGERVTFGGDIEAEGDCRLDMLDDVAGNVLVGEDAYLGERVHIAGRLMVSGDLDIGDDVDIEEGFEANGWIVIRNPVPTLVFYFIVLSQLLRLGEDEAADELAQTLQGDSASDPLVIPRNATVSDDAWRVSTPAEIGSACRIHGNIRARSIELGDDNNVFGSLRAREDIVVGSGTRIHGDVTTRNGEVVIEEGARVLGDVSCKDLLLEQGALVDGTMRARGEMRIHRDNISRDVE; this is encoded by the coding sequence GTGTCACTGGGTTCGGACCCGCTCGAAGCGCTCGAAATACCTGATGAAACGACGGTCGAAGAACACGACCTCGTGACCGACGGCGACGTCGTCGTCGGTGGACAGAGCACTATCGAGTTCGGGGTTCGCGGGCGGAACGTATTAGCCGGAGAGCGCGTCACCTTCGGCGGCGATATCGAGGCGGAAGGCGACTGCCGACTCGACATGCTGGACGACGTCGCTGGAAACGTCCTCGTCGGCGAGGACGCCTACCTCGGCGAGCGCGTCCACATCGCTGGTCGACTCATGGTCTCGGGTGACCTCGACATCGGCGACGACGTGGACATCGAAGAGGGATTCGAGGCGAACGGATGGATCGTCATCCGCAACCCGGTCCCGACGCTCGTCTTCTACTTCATCGTCCTCTCACAACTCCTCCGACTGGGCGAAGACGAAGCGGCGGACGAACTCGCCCAGACGCTACAGGGAGACTCGGCGAGCGACCCGCTCGTGATTCCCCGGAACGCGACCGTCTCCGACGACGCGTGGCGCGTCTCCACACCAGCGGAGATTGGGTCTGCGTGCCGCATCCACGGCAACATCCGTGCGCGGTCTATCGAACTCGGCGATGACAACAACGTCTTCGGGAGCCTTCGCGCCCGCGAAGACATCGTCGTCGGCTCGGGAACACGCATCCACGGCGACGTCACCACGCGAAACGGTGAAGTCGTCATCGAAGAGGGTGCGCGCGTCCTCGGCGACGTCTCCTGTAAGGACCTCCTGCTCGAACAGGGTGCGCTGGTCGACGGGACGATGCGCGCCCGTGGCGAGATGCGCATCCACCGCGACAACATCTCACGAGACGTCGAATAA